A single genomic interval of Oryza sativa Japonica Group chromosome 7, ASM3414082v1 harbors:
- the LOC4342614 gene encoding 1-deoxy-D-xylulose-5-phosphate synthase 2, chloroplastic yields MALQASSSPSMFRAIPTNTNASCRRKLQVRASAAAAAANGGGDGKVMMRKEAASGAWKIDYSGEKPATPLLDTVNYPVHMKNLSTPELEQLAAELRAEIVHTVSKTGGHLSSSLGVVELAVALHHVFDTPEDKIIWDVGHQAYPHKILTGRRSRMHTIRQTSGLAGFPKRDESAHDAFGAGHSSTSISAALGMAVARDLLGKKNHVISVIGDGAMTAGQAYEAMNNSGYLDSNMIVVLNDNKQVSLPTATLDGPATPVGALSKALTKLQSSTKLRRLREAAKTVTKQIGGQAHEVAAKVDEYARGMVSASGSTLFEELGLYYIGPVDGHSVDDLVAIFNKVKSMPAPGPVLVHIVTEKGKGYPPAEAAADRMHGVVKFDPTTGRQFKSKCSTLSYTQYFAEALIREAEADDKVVGIHAAMGGGTGLNYFHKRFPERCFDVGIAEQHAVTFAAGLAAEGLKPFCAIYSSFLQRGYDQVVHDVDLQRLPVRFAMDRAGLVGADGPTHCGAFDVAYMACLPNMVVMAPADEAELMHMVATAAAIDDRPSCFRFPRGNGIGAVLPPNHKGTPLEVGKGRVLVGGNRVALLGYGTMVQACMKAAEALKEHGIYVTVADARFCKPLDTGLIRELAAEHEVLVTVEEGSIGGFGSHVAHYLSLSGLLDGPLKLRSMFLPDRYIDHGAPVDQLEEAGLTPRHIAATVLSLLGRPLEALQLS; encoded by the exons ATGGCGCTCCAggcatcgtcgtcgccgtccatgTTCCGCGCGATCCCGACGAACACCAACGCTTCTTGCCGGCGAAAG TTGCAGGTcagggcgagcgcggcggcggcggcggcgaacggcggcggggatgggaAGGTGATGAtgaggaaggaggcggcgtcgggcgcGTGGAAGATCGACTACTCCGGCGAGAAGCCGGCGACGCCTCTGCTTGACACGGTGAACTACCCGGTCCACATGAAGAACCTCTCGACGCCGGAGCTGGAGCAGctggcggcggagctccgggCGGAGATCGTGCACACGGTGTCCAAGACCGGGGGCCACCTGAGCTCCAGCCTGGGCGTCGTCGAGCTCGCCGTGGCGCTGCACCACGTGTTCGACACGCCGGAGGACAAGATCATCTGGGACGTCGGGCACCAGGCGTACCCGCACAAGATCCTGACGGGGCGGCGTTCGCGGATGCACACCATCCGGCAGACCTCCGGGCTCGCCGGGTTCCCGAAGCGCGACGAGAGCGCGCACGACGCGTTCGGCGCGGGCCACAGCTCGACGAGCATCTCGGCGGCGCTCgggatggcggtggcgagggacCTCCTCGGGAAGAAGAACCACGTCATCTCGGTGATCGGCGACGGCGCCATGACCGCCGGCCAGGCGTACGAGGCGATGAACAACTCGGGCTACCTCGACTCCAACATGATCGTGGTGCTCAACGACAACAAGCAGGTGTCCCTCCCGACGGCGACGCTCGACGGCCCCGCCACGCCCGTCGGCGCGCTGAGCAAGGCGCTGACGAAGCTCCAGTCGAGCACcaagctccgccgcctccgcgaggcGGCGAAGACGGTGACGAAGCAGATCGGCGGGCAGGCGCACGAGGTGGCGGCGAAGGTGGACGAGTACGCGCGCGGCATGGTGAGCGCGTCGGGCTCGACGCTGTTCGAGGAGCTCGGGCTCTACTACATCGGCCCCGTCGACGGCCAcagcgtcgacgacctcgtcgccATCTTCAACAAGGTGAAGTCGATGCCGGCGCCGGGGCCGGTGCTCGTCCACATCGTGACGGAGAAGGGGAAGGGCTACCCGccggcggaggccgccgccgaccggaTGCACGGCGTGGTCAAGTTCGACCCGACGACGGGGAGGCAGTTCAAGTCCAAGTGTTCGACGTTGTCCTACACCCAGTACTTCGCCGAGGCGCTGATccgggaggccgaggccgacgaCAAGGTGGTCGGCATCCACGCCGCCatgggcggcggcacggggctcaaCTACTTCCACAAGAGGTTCCCGGAGCGGTGCTTCGACGTGGGGATCGCGGAGCAGCACGCCGTGACGTTCGCCGCGGGGCTCGCCGCCGAGGGGCTCAAGCCGTTCTGCGCCATCTACTCGTCGTTCCTGCAGCGAGGGTACGACCAGGTGGTGCACGACGTCGACCTGCAGCGGCTGCCGGTGAGGTTCGCCATGGACAGGGCGGGGCTCGTCGGCGCCGACGGGCCCACGCACTGCGGCGCGTTCGACGTCGCCTACATGGCGTGCCTGCCGAACATGGTCGTCATGGCGCCCGCCGACGAGGCCGAGCTCATGCACAtggtcgccaccgccgcagccaTCGACGACCGCCCTAGCTGCTTCCGCTTCCCCCGCGGCAATGGCATTGGCGCCGTCCTCCCTCCCAACCACAAGGGCACACCTCTCGAG GTCGGGAAGGGGAGGGTGCTCGTAGGAGGGAACAGGGTGGCGCTGCTAGGGTACGGCACGATGGTGCAGGCATGCATGAAGGCGGCAGAGGCGCTGAAGGAGCACGGCATCTACGTCACCGTCGCCGACGCGCGTTTCTGCAAGCCGCTCGACACAGGGCTTATCCGGGAGCTCGCTGCCGAGCACGAGGTCCTCGTCACTGTGGAGGAGGGCTCCATCGGAGGGTTCGGTTCTCACGTCGCCCACTACCTCAGCCTCAGCGGCCTCCTCGATGGCCCCCTCAAG TTGAGGTCCATGTTCTTGCCAGACAGGTACATAGACCATGGTGCACCAGTAGACCAGCTTGAGGAGGCAGGATTGACACCAAGGCACATTGCTGCCACTGTGCTGTCCTTGCTTGGGAGGCCATTGGAGGCACTTCAGCTCAGCTGA
- the LOC107275425 gene encoding adenylate isopentenyltransferase 8, chloroplastic encodes MLNFHPSCDCFLNMLGNKLVVIIGATGTGKTRLSIEIAKAIGGEVVNADKMQIYDGLDITTNKVSLQDRCGISHHLIASIPRNAGDFPVSFFRSAAKTTINCIARRGHTPIVVGGSNSLIHGLLVDNFDSSIVDPFGQLEVSYRPTPRSQCCFLWVHVNEVILNEYLKHRVDDMVDAGLVEEIEEYFDTLSVNGHVPYVGLGKTIGVPELSEYFTGRVSCSDALSMMKTNTQILA; translated from the coding sequence ATGCTCAATTTTCACCCTTCTTGTGATTGCTTCCTCAATATGCTGGGAAACAAGTTAGTAGTGATTATTGGTGCCACGGGAACTGGAAAAACAAGACTCTCAATTGAGATAGCCAAGGCGATTGGTGGGGAAGTGGTAAATGCTGACAAGATGCAAATTTACGATGGCCTGGATATTACGACAAACAAGGTTTCTTTACAAGATCGATGCGGCATATCTCATCACCTTATTGCGTCCATCCCTCGCAACGCAGGTGATTTTCCTGTGTCATTTTTTCGATCTGCTGCAAAAACCACAATAAACTGCATTGCCAGACGTGGTCACACACCGATTGTGGTGGGTGGATCTAACTCACTTATCCATGGTCTCCTTGTTGACAATTTTGATTCGTCTATTGTGGATCCTTTTGGGCAATTGGAGGTTAGCTATCGGCCGACGCCTCGATCGCAATGTTGTTTTCTATGGGTTCATGTTAATGAGGTGATTCTTAATGAGTATTTGAAACATCGTGTTGACGACATGGTTGATGCTGGGTTAGTTGAGGAAATTGAAGAATATTTTGACACATTATCAGTTAATGGACATGTTCCATATGTGGGATTAGGGAAGACCATTGGTGTTCCAGAGCTAAGCGAGTATTTTACTGGACGGGTGAGTTGTAGTGATGCTCTTTCTATGATGAAGACCAATACACAGATTCTTGCATGA